DNA from Biomphalaria glabrata chromosome 14, xgBioGlab47.1, whole genome shotgun sequence:
TGACTATTGTAAAAAATCCGAAACTTGGCTTAATTGTGTAAAGAACATTAACTCCTGTAAAGACTGCTTGGAAGATAGGGACATATGTCTCCAACGACATTctttaatagaaataaatttagaaaagtTTACATGTGAAAGTGATATGGCAGAGTTCGCATTTCGTTGTATTAAAACTTTATATCGAAATTGCATTGATAATTATCATTTGCAACACTGTGAGAACTTTACATGTCCACATAATTCAGTCAAATGCTATAGATCTTACTGTATTCCACTAGAAATGAGTAATAATGGAGAACCAGATTGTCCTCATGGAGAAGATGAATTTGTGAAGTCAAAAGATGACACACATTCAGAGCAATGTTTCGGTAACATCTTAGCCTATCTAAAAGATGTATGTTTAACTAGGACGCCTTTTTACAAGGATAAAGAGTTTCTTTGTTCTCCTGCTTGTCCTGATGAATATACTTGCATTTCTCACAGACGTTTGAAAGATGACAATACACAGTCTATTGAGATGTACAAATTTCACGTTCCACTGTACAACATTTCTAACTCATATTACCCAGAAATTATTTCAACATACTTTCCAATTCTGAATATCGTCGAACTTTCTCTCCGAAAATGTAAAGTAGAAAATTTTGACTTGGCTTTTAAAAACTGGAGACTTTCCCATCTACTGGAATTAGATCTAAGTTACAATATCTTGAAAAGTAGTGACGAAATGAATTTGTTTCACGATAtgataaaattaacatttttaaatctttctaatAACCCAAGCCTCAGAATAGGGGACAAATTTACATTTCCCAAAAAGTTGAAAACTATCGATCTGTCGTACACGTCATTTAAATCAATTCAAGGcaaaacatttgttaatttaaAGCGTCTAAAAAATCTGGATTTACGTGGTACAAAAGTTTTAGGATTTAAAGATATGGGAATACCAAAGTTCTTCATTTTAGACACACTGTATATACAAAGTGTTCAAATCTTTCAAATACAGCAAGATTTTTTTGCAGGTTTAACCATTCAAACTGGATTATGGACAAGTGACTTTAGattgtgttgccctcaaatttTAAATGCTAATATATCTGTAGACAAATGTCATGGACCCACTGATGCCATTTCCTCATGCAAACATCTTATTGGGGATGTATTTAAGAGACTTGTCATTTGGATTGTTGGTTTAATCACAATAGTTGGAAATGGCATTGTATTAATCTATAGACTTGTGTGTAACagagaattatttaaaaaagcttatgGTCTTTTTGTGACAGGCCTGGCATTATCAGATTTTATTATGGGGATATACTTGATGATTATTGCGAGCGTTGATATTGACTATAAAGATATGTATGTCTTGGAAGAGACAAACTGGAGAAATGGGATGTTGTGTCAGATCTCTGGGTTTTTATCAACACTCTCTAGTGAAACATCAACtttctttatttgtttgataaCTTTAGACCGTTACTTGAAAATCACTTATCCATTTGGTGAATATAAATTGTCACAAACTTGGACTCGTGTTTTATTCACATTAGCTTGGTTAGTTGGCATTGTTCTGGCAGCTATTCCTATAGTAATTTCGAGTTGGGAAATTTATTCCACTAATGGTCTGTGTTTGGCTCTTCCATTTAGTTCTATTCGTTTCAGTGGCTGGGAGTTTACGTTTGTCGTTTATGTTggagttaattttgttttatttttactcatAGCTCTTGGTCAAGTAGCCATCTTTGTTCAcattaaaagaagaaaacaatttaCGTCTTGCTTGAAGAATAGTCGTAACAGAAGATTAGAAGACTTAGCTGTTGCCAGAAAATTGGCATTTGTGGCTATGTCTGATTTTCTTTGCTGGTTTCCTATCGGAATCATTGGGATTTATTCAATGAATGGACACACATTCAACAGCGATGTTTACGCTTGGTTTGCAGTGTTTGTTTTACCCATAAACTCAGCATTAAATCCAATCATTTATACTATTCCTACTTTATAtgctaaatgtaaacaaaatacttaaaataccATAGAAATATAATGCAGTACTTGAGAAACTAGATTAAAGAAAGCTGGCCTCCATGTAATGATATAAAGAGTATTGATTCACGTTCacttaatttttaataactttaatGTGAGTCTGACCAATGCCTTTAATCTTAAGTTATAAATAGAAGAATGTGAACATTAATTTTGTTCTAAATACGTAGCTAACTATTGTAGATTCAGTGGCATAActaagggagggaggggggagaatggggcccaaatgggtgtccgaaatttatttgtaaatacataaattgatatatttgattgacaaatagtgtcaacgggtgtctttttttttcaacatttatggattaaatttataacaaagactatacctagatctaggtctatcagtacattgactttgttgacatttttaaaatattttttttccacagaaatcaaagttgtttttaaagttagttttacattttaaactttgttaccacgaataaaactgcatgatatacagcgaattccaggtatcttgttacctttactaataatagatctaaattgcgagtattttatggctacactaattaaccttgaagcaaaatttacagaatcgagtataacagatccaaaagttattctaaTAATGCTAGAATTGTCCATTATTCTTGTTtagcgtctataatttcagaattagacttcacactcgagttattaccactctattcatctttcctcaatccaatggaaactctccttttatttccatctaatccttttgctttcgcacaaaacataaacaacaaacaatgacgtaatatcatataatattagctcatccttccttttgaagttattatcacatccttccttttaaagttcttaagactgATATCTACta
Protein-coding regions in this window:
- the LOC106055259 gene encoding G-protein coupled receptor GRL101-like isoform X1, which produces MFYFLFFFGVGCVLSFPLEDCDVKKHHFRFLLDCRYDVEEQMKIFNQTKHFFETEKEWNIPRFTLMTYSDKGIYWINITDVKHIKQSCPDRIPFEHITNQSQTWSQSQSKSIRITVMLVSLFHDCNVLDETMTIFFTSRKHNFFVVLKSPADCSQNRFFETNHILPLKSFEEFNSEEFYSKVCYIKCQKQNHSLMIGKFLKSYYHLAENLTMSSNEARQYCAQKQSSYLLSLESYDEMEFIFRTFGKQGVVVHVGINIVRKGRTRLTWASSNPFILKYHFNFQVFKNYYGSKYPEKCFIISSEKYDNESILHVDSKTNQQYNIMDVDCDKPIEYALVICECHLPISNNQITLETQEMEDMFLIDHFYISNFFRMINSEKKYIQLINCFLHLNYSNQSLIENMCRKYIGPIIKSHRKVAGDFPIIRGIKGLRLADDLNILKIVNISSCQFNDYCKKSETWLNCVKNINSCKDCLEDRDICLQRHSLIEINLEKFTCESDMAEFAFRCIKTLYRNCIDNYHLQHCENFTCPHNSVKCYRSYCIPLEMSNNGEPDCPHGEDEFVKSKDDTHSEQCFGNILAYLKDVCLTRTPFYKDKEFLCSPACPDEYTCISHRRLKDDNTQSIEMYKFHVPLYNISNSYYPEIISTYFPILNIVELSLRKCKVENFDLAFKNWRLSHLLELDLSYNILKSSDEMNLFHDMIKLTFLNLSNNPSLRIGDKFTFPKKLKTIDLSYTSFKSIQGKTFVNLKRLKNLDLRGTKVLGFKDMGIPKFFILDTLYIQSVQIFQIQQDFFAGLTIQTGLWTSDFRLCCPQILNANISVDKCHGPTDAISSCKHLIGDVFKRLVIWIVGLITIVGNGIVLIYRLVCNRELFKKAYGLFVTGLALSDFIMGIYLMIIASVDIDYKDMYVLEETNWRNGMLCQISGFLSTLSSETSTFFICLITLDRYLKITYPFGEYKLSQTWTRVLFTLAWLVGIVLAAIPIVISSWEIYSTNGLCLALPFSSIRFSGWEFTFVVYVGVNFVLFLLIALGQVAIFVHIKRRKQFTSCLKNSRNRRLEDLAVARKLAFVAMSDFLCWFPIGIIGIYSMNGHTFNSDVYAWFAVFVLPINSALNPIIYTIPTLYAKCKQNT
- the LOC106055259 gene encoding G-protein coupled receptor GRL101-like isoform X2: MKIFNQTKHFFETEKEWNIPRFTLMTYSDKGIYWINITDVKHIKQSCPDRIPFEHITNQSQTWSQSQSKSIRITVMLVSLFHDCNVLDETMTIFFTSRKHNFFVVLKSPADCSQNRFFETNHILPLKSFEEFNSEEFYSKVCYIKCQKQNHSLMIGKFLKSYYHLAENLTMSSNEARQYCAQKQSSYLLSLESYDEMEFIFRTFGKQGVVVHVGINIVRKGRTRLTWASSNPFILKYHFNFQVFKNYYGSKYPEKCFIISSEKYDNESILHVDSKTNQQYNIMDVDCDKPIEYALVICECHLPISNNQITLETQEMEDMFLIDHFYISNFFRMINSEKKYIQLINCFLHLNYSNQSLIENMCRKYIGPIIKSHRKVAGDFPIIRGIKGLRLADDLNILKIVNISSCQFNDYCKKSETWLNCVKNINSCKDCLEDRDICLQRHSLIEINLEKFTCESDMAEFAFRCIKTLYRNCIDNYHLQHCENFTCPHNSVKCYRSYCIPLEMSNNGEPDCPHGEDEFVKSKDDTHSEQCFGNILAYLKDVCLTRTPFYKDKEFLCSPACPDEYTCISHRRLKDDNTQSIEMYKFHVPLYNISNSYYPEIISTYFPILNIVELSLRKCKVENFDLAFKNWRLSHLLELDLSYNILKSSDEMNLFHDMIKLTFLNLSNNPSLRIGDKFTFPKKLKTIDLSYTSFKSIQGKTFVNLKRLKNLDLRGTKVLGFKDMGIPKFFILDTLYIQSVQIFQIQQDFFAGLTIQTGLWTSDFRLCCPQILNANISVDKCHGPTDAISSCKHLIGDVFKRLVIWIVGLITIVGNGIVLIYRLVCNRELFKKAYGLFVTGLALSDFIMGIYLMIIASVDIDYKDMYVLEETNWRNGMLCQISGFLSTLSSETSTFFICLITLDRYLKITYPFGEYKLSQTWTRVLFTLAWLVGIVLAAIPIVISSWEIYSTNGLCLALPFSSIRFSGWEFTFVVYVGVNFVLFLLIALGQVAIFVHIKRRKQFTSCLKNSRNRRLEDLAVARKLAFVAMSDFLCWFPIGIIGIYSMNGHTFNSDVYAWFAVFVLPINSALNPIIYTIPTLYAKCKQNT